One region of Primulina tabacum isolate GXHZ01 chromosome 1, ASM2559414v2, whole genome shotgun sequence genomic DNA includes:
- the LOC142546047 gene encoding sucrose synthase 2, with protein sequence MSSSKLARLPSIRERVEDTLAAHRNELVSLLSRYVEQGKSILQPHHLIDVLDNIIGDDDSRKKLSDGPFSEVLKSAQEAIVLPPFVAIAVRPRPGVWEYVRVNVHELSVEQLTVSEYLRFKEELVNGQDEDRYVLELDFEPFNATFPRPTRSSYIGNGVQFLNRHLSSLLFRNKESLEPLLDFLRAHKYKGHGMMLNDRIQRISRLESALVKAEDYVSKLQPDTPYSEFEYELQGMGFEKGWGDTAARTLEMMHLLSDILQAPDPSSVENFLGRLPMVFDVVVLSIHGYFGQANVLGLPDTGGQVVYILDQVRALENEMIQRIKKQGLDITPRILIVTRLIPDAKGTSCNQRLERVSGCEYSHILRIPFRTEHGILRQWISRFDVWPYLEKFAEDSANEIVAELQGVPDLIIGNYSDGNLVASLLSQKMGVTQCTIAHALEKTKYPDSDIYWKKFEDKYHFSSQFTADIIAMNNSDFIITSTYQEIAGTKNSVGQYESHTAFTMPGLYRVVNGIDVFDPKFNIVSPGADDSIYFPYSAKEKRLVSLHGSLEKLLYDPEQNDEHIGILKDTSKPIIFSMARLDRVKNITGLVELYAKNEELRGLANLVIIAGYLDVKQSSDREEISEIEKMHSLIKQYNLEGQLRWIAAQTNRARNGELYRYIADKKGIFVQPALYEAFGLTVVEAMTCGLPTFATCHGGPLEIIEDGESGFHIDPYHPEKTAALMADFFQRCYEDPSYWAKISDAGLLRIQERYTWKIYSERLMTLAGVYGFWKYVSKLERRETRRYLEMFYILKFRDLVKSVPYAAEGVQIR encoded by the exons ATGTCGAGTTCGAAACTTGCAAGATTACCGAGCATCCGGGAAAGGGTTGAGGACACTCTGGCCGCTCACCGGAACGAGCTTGTTTCTCTTCTTTCGAG ATATGTGGAGCAGGGGAAGAGTATATTACAACCCCATCACCTGATTGACGTCTTGGACAACATCATCGGTGACGATGATTCGAGGAAAAAGCTCAGCGATGGTCCCTTTAGTGAAGTGTTGAAGTCTGCTCag gAAGCCATAGTTTTACCACCCTTTGTTGCTATAGCTGTCCGACCAAGGCCTGGCGTGTGGGAATATGTACGTGTCAACGTGCACGAACTTAGTGTTGAGCAGTTGACAGTTTCCGAATATCTACGGTTCAAGGAAGAACTTGTGAATGGGCA GGATGAGGATCGATATGTTCTTGAACTGGATTTTGAGCCATTCAACGCCACTTTTCCTAGGCCGACCCGATCATCATATATCGGAAATGGGGTCCAATTTCTCAATCGTCATCTCTCTTCACTCCTGTTTAGAAACAAAGAATCTCTGGAGCCATTACTTGATTTTCTTCGTGCACACAAATACAAAGGGCAT GGGATGATGTTGAATGATCGGATACAACGGATATCCAGGCTTGAGTCTGCATTGGTTAAGGCTGAGGATTATGTTTCTAAACTGCAACCAGACACTCCCTATTCCGAGTTTGAATACGA ATTGCAAGGAATGGGTTTTGAGAAAGGATGGGGCGATACTGCTGCACGGACTTTGGAGATGATGCATCTTCTATCTGACATTCTTCAGGCTCCGGATCCGTCTTCTGTGGAAAATTTTCTCGGTAGATTACCTATGGTGTTCGATGTTGTTGTGCTTTCAATACATGGCTACTTTGGCCAAGCAAATGTCCTAGGCTTGCCTGATACTGGCGGTCAG GTTGTATATATACTAGATCAAGTACGCGCCTTGGAGAATGAGATGATCCAAAGAATAAAAAAGCAAGGGCTGGATATCACTCCTCGAATCCTTATT GTCACTCGATTAATTCCTGATGCAAAAGGCACCTCGTGCAACCAGAGACTGGAAAGAGTAAGTGGATGTGAGTATTCACATATTCTGCGAATTCCATTTAGAACAGAGCATGGGATTCTACGCCAATGGATCTCGAGGTTCGATGTTTGGCCCTACTTGGAGAAGTTTGCGGAA GACTCAGCAAATGAAATTGTTGCCGAGTTACAGGGAGTACCGGATCTAATTATTGGCAATTATAGTGATGGAAACCTGGTGGCATCCCTGTTATCTCAAAAAATGGGAGTTACACAG TGTACCATCGCACATGCCTTGGAGAAAACTAAATATCCAGATTCGGACATATATTGGAAAAAATTCGAGGACAAATATCACTTTTCATCTCAATTCACTGCTGATATCATAGCCATGAATAATTCAGATTTTATCATCACCAGTACATACCAAGAAATTGCTGGCAC GAAGAATAGTGTTGGTCAGTATGAGAGTCACACAGCATTCACTATGCCAGGTTTATACCGTGTTGTCAACGGTATAGACGTCTTCGATCCTAAGTTCAACATAGTTTCTCCTGGGGCAGATGACTCCATTTACTTTCCATATTCAGCGAAGGAAAAAAGACTTGTTTCTCTTCATGGATCCCTTGAAAAGTTGCTATATGATCCTGAGCAGAATGACGAGCACAT aggtatacTGAAAGATACTTCAAAGCCCATAATCTTCTCCATGGCGAGGCTTGACCGGGTTAAAAACATCACGGGACTGGTGGAGTTGTATGCTAAAAATGAAGAACTGCGTGGATTGGCTAATCTTGTGATCATTGCGGGTTACCTTGACGTAAAACAATCGAGTGACAGAGAagaaatatcagaaatcgaGAAGATGCATTCTCTTATAAAGCAGTACAATTTGGAAGGCCAGTTGCGTTGGATAGCAGCACAAACAAACAGAGCAAGAAACGGTGAACTCTACCGCTACATAGCTGATAAGAAAGGAATTTTTGTTCAG CCTGCGTTGTACGAAGCATTCGGCTTAACAGTGGTGGAAGCCATGACTTGTGGCCTTCCTACATTTGCAACCTGCCATGGTGGTCCATTGGAAATTATCGAAGATGGGGAATCTGGATTTCATATTGACCCGTACCATCCCGAAAAGACTGCCGCCCTCATGGCAGATTTTTTTCAAAGATGCTATGAAGATCCCAGCTACTGGGCGAAGATATCTGATGCTGGTCTACTAAGAATTCAAGAAAG GTACACTTGGAAGATTTACTCTGAGAGGTTGATGACATTGGCCGGTGTATATGGCTTCTGGAAATATGTATCGAAGCTTGAGAGGCGTGAAACTCGTAGGTATCTCGAGATGTTCTACATCCTCAAATTCCGTGACTTG GTTAAATCTGTACCTTACGCTGCCGAAGGGGTTCAAATTAGATAG
- the LOC142511512 gene encoding uncharacterized protein LOC142511512 — translation MYICGRGKEELLTGSSSQPETTDPNYKTWKAENNQVMAWLINSMIPEIGENLLLYPSASEIWEAARESFSCCDNTAELFAIESAVHDLRQEDSTVTEYFSSLTRNWQTIDLTETHDWKCSKDEKVFRSVIENKRVFKFLMGLNNNFDDVRGRILSTNPLSNLRAAFSVVRQEESRRKVMLGSSPQSSDNSALVVQRQNSFPTSNVTAPQGLHQGQPSSNTKGKMIPRRPWCEYCKKPTHNIESCWKIHGKPPDWKPARDRRAHSVVSEPTPPIAAPFTKEQLEALHKLFSQHVMPSSVIGTGSTAIPGDIPLTLISQTNLSSYWIVDSGASDHMCSQLQMFTSYSPSRVSKSVRVADGSCTKVLGSGSIWLSPELCLHNVLFVPALHCNLLSVSAFNKNLHCSTIFSTDSCVFQDLESGRTIGNAKCCAGLYLFTMKPPVESSSNAPDHHTSAVQSIRNNEFLLWHYRLGHPNFLYLKKLFPSLVNNKTSHSPYCDVCQFSKHTRTSFTPHTYTPSKPFSLIHSDIWGPSRIKKTLRVLGGFYCLLTIILVCHGFFS, via the coding sequence ATGTACATATGCGGCCGAGGGAAAGAAGAGCTTCTCACGGGTTCCTCATCACAGCCCGAAACCACCGATCCAAACTACAAAACATGGAAGGCTGAAAACAACCAAGTGATGGCATGGTTAATCAATTCCATGATTCCTGAGATCGGGGAGAATTTGCTCCTTTATCCCTCTGCCTCGGAGATTTGGGAGGCTGCCCGTGAATCCTTCTCCTGCTGCGACAATACGGCTGAACTCTTTGCAATCGAATCGGCGGTTCATGATCTGCGACAAGAAGACTCCACAGTGACTGAGTATTTCTCTTCTCTTACCCGCAATTGGCAAACCATTGACTTGACAGAGACACATGATTGGAAATGCTCCAAAGACGAAAAGGTGTTCAGATCAGTTATTGAAAACAAACGAGTCTTCAAGTTCCTCATGGGTCTCAACAACAACTTCGATGACGTCCGGGGCAGAATCCTTAGCACAAACCCCCTGTCGAACCTCCGTGCTGCTTTCTCAGTGGTTCGCCAGGAGGAAAGCCGACGCAAGGTGATGCTGGGCTCATCTCCTCAGTCATCTGATAACTCTGCACTGGTCGTTCAACGCCAAAATAGCTTTCCAACTAGTAATGTTACAGCCCCCCAAGGACTTCATCAAGGGCAGCCTTCAAGCAACACAAAAGGAAAAATGATTCCAAGACGTCCTTGGTGTGAATATTGCAAGAAACCAACTCACAATATCGAGAGTTGCTGGAAGATACATGGGAAACCACCTGATTGGAAGCCAGCCAGAGATCGCCGCGCTCACAGCGTGGTTTCTGAACCGACTCCTCCCATAGCAGCGCCTTTCACCAAGGAACAATTGGAGGCGCTACATAAATTATTCTCCCAGCATGTGATGCCATCCTCAGTCATCGGAACGGGTAGTACAGCAATCCCAGGTGATATTCCCCTCACCCTTATTTCCCAGACTAATTTATCTAGCTACTGGATAGTAGATTCAGGTGCTTCAGACCATATGTGCAGCCAATTACAGATGTTCACCTCATACAGCCCCTCACGAGTCTCTAAATCAGTTCGAGTGGCAGATGGTTCTTGTACAAAAGTTCTGGGTTCGGGTTCAATTTGGTTATCCCCAGAATTATGCTTACATAATGTCTTGTTCGTTCCTGCACTTCATTGTAATTTGCTGTCTGTCAGTGCTTTCAACAAGAACTTACATTGCTCGACCATTTTTTCGACTGACTCATGTGTTTTTCAGGACCTGGAATCGGGGAGGACGATTGGCAATGCTAAGTGTTGTGCTGGTCTCTACCTATTCACGATGAAGCCGCCCGTAGAGTCATCTTCCAATGCCCCTGACCACCATACTTCCGCAGTCCaatccattaggaataacgaaTTTTTGTTATGGCACTATCGTCTAGGTCATCCAAATTTTTTGTATCTCAAGAAACTATTTCCATCATTAGTAAACAACAAAACTTCTCATTCGCCTTATTGTGATGTTTGTCAGTTTTCAAAACACACTCGCACATCGTTCACACCACATACATACACACCATCAAAACCCTTTTCCCTAATACATAGCGATATTTGGGGTCCTTCTcgtataaaaaaaacattacgGGTACTCGGTGGTTTCTACTGTTTGTTGACGATCATACTCGTCTGTCATGGGTTTTTCTCATGA